GCTCAGCGCATCCTGTCGGAGTAGGCGGTCCCTGGATCACCCGGCCGCCGTCTCGGCGAGCGGTGAGCGCCGGCGGGGCGGCACCGACCGGGTATCCGCCGGAACCGGGTGGGGGCGGACTGGGTGCGGCTGTGCTGTCGTGGAGTGCTCAGTGGCACGATGGTGGCTATGGCGCGACTCGATTACCAAGCTCTCAACTCGACCATCCGGTATCTGATGTTCTCGGTGTTCCAGGTCAAACCCGGGGCCCTGGGCGAGCAGCGCGACACCGTGGTCAAACAGGCGCGCGAATTCTTCGACTCGCTCGACGAGCGCGGTGTCGTGGTGCGCGGAATCTACGATGTGGCCGGTCTGCGTGCCGACGCCGATTTCATGATCTGGTGGCATGCCGAGCGGATCGAGGATCTGCAGGCGGCCTACGCCGAATTCCGCCGCACCACCGATCTGGGCCGCGCGAGCACCCCGGTGTGGAGCAATGCCGCGATCCACCGCCCCGCGGAGTTCAACAAGAGCCACATCCCGGCCTTCCTGGCCGGTGAGGAGCCGGGCAACTACATCTGCGTCTACCCGTTCGTCCGGTCCTACGAGTGGTACCTGCTGCCCGACGAGGAGCGCCGCCGCATGCTGGCCGACCACGGTAAGCAGGCCCGGGCCTATCCGGATGTGCGGGCCAATACCGTCGCCTCGTTCGCCCTGGGCGACTACGAGTGGATCCTCGCCTTCGAGGCGCCGGAGCTGCACCGCATCGTCGACCTCATGCGCGAGCTGCGCGCTACCGACGCGCGCAATCATGTGCGCGAGGAGATCCCGTTCTTCAGCGGGCCTCGGGTGGACATCGAACAGCTGATCGCCGCACTGCCCTGACCGGGGCCGCCGGCCGGTGTGCCCCGGGAATTCGGGGCATGCCGCCGCGGTCTCGTACCCCGTAAGGTCTTGCCGTCAGCTCGGTCGCGCGTCTGCCCGACGTGTCCCGAGGGTTGCGGGACCGGGCATCGGGCCGGGTCCGATCAGCCGGCCGTGTCGTCCGAGGGGTGCAGACGCAGTGCGATCGAGTTGATGCAGTACCGCTTGTCGGTCGGCGTCGGATAGCCCTCGCCCTCGAAGACGTGGCCGAGGTGGCTGTGGCAGTTCGCGCACAGCACCTCGACCCGGCGCATCCCCAGCGAATCGTCGGACCGCAGGATCACCGCATCGGAATCGGCGGGATCGAAGAACGACGGCCAGCCGCAGTGCGAATGGAATTTCTCGGCGCTGCGGAACAGTTCGGCACCGCAGGCCCGGCAGCTGTAGACACCGGTGGTCTCGGTGTCGGTGTATTCACCGGTGAACGCCCGCTCGGTGCCGGCCTCACGCAGCACCGCGTACTCCTGCGGACTCAGCCGGGCCCGCCACTGTTGCGGGCTCAGCTCGATCTTGGGGGCCGGTAGCGACGAGGTCGCGGATGATTCGGCGTCGGAGCTCATGAGTCGATTCTAGTGGCGCTCCCGAACCCGCATCGGGTGTGCGCGCTCACCCCGCGGATCAGCGCAGCGCCCCGGCCTCCGACGGTGTCGGCGGCTCCACCGCGTCATCGTCGGCGGGGACGGGTTCGCGGCTGCCG
The genomic region above belongs to Nocardia spumae and contains:
- the msrB gene encoding peptide-methionine (R)-S-oxide reductase MsrB → MSSDAESSATSSLPAPKIELSPQQWRARLSPQEYAVLREAGTERAFTGEYTDTETTGVYSCRACGAELFRSAEKFHSHCGWPSFFDPADSDAVILRSDDSLGMRRVEVLCANCHSHLGHVFEGEGYPTPTDKRYCINSIALRLHPSDDTAG
- the hemQ gene encoding hydrogen peroxide-dependent heme synthase, with the protein product MARLDYQALNSTIRYLMFSVFQVKPGALGEQRDTVVKQAREFFDSLDERGVVVRGIYDVAGLRADADFMIWWHAERIEDLQAAYAEFRRTTDLGRASTPVWSNAAIHRPAEFNKSHIPAFLAGEEPGNYICVYPFVRSYEWYLLPDEERRRMLADHGKQARAYPDVRANTVASFALGDYEWILAFEAPELHRIVDLMRELRATDARNHVREEIPFFSGPRVDIEQLIAALP